A DNA window from Oncorhynchus tshawytscha isolate Ot180627B linkage group LG13, Otsh_v2.0, whole genome shotgun sequence contains the following coding sequences:
- the LOC121839010 gene encoding extensin-1-like, producing the protein MEEDIWRRRYRGDMKEKIWRRYGGEDMEEVRRSYGGGMEEERGPLIPASDSPPHHWVSEGPLSLLLTHPPPLGQRGPLIPASDSPPPLGQRGPLIPASDSPPTPGSARAPYPCFRLTPHPWDSEGPLSLLLTHPPPLGQRGPLIPASDSPPTPGEGPLSLLLTHPPPLGQRGPLIPASDSPPPLGQRGPLIPASDSPPHPWVSEGPLSLLLTHPHPWVSEGPLSLLLTHPPPLGQRGPLIPASDSPPTPGEGPLSLLLTHPHPWVSEGPLSLLLTHPPPLGQRGPLIPASDSPPTPGEGPLSLLLTHPPTPGSARAPYPCFRLTPPPLGQRGPLIPASDSPPTPGSARAPYPCF; encoded by the exons ATGGAGGAGGAtatatggaggaggaggtacagaggaGATATGAAGGAGAAGATATGGAGGAGGTACGGAGGAGAAGATATGGAGGAGGTACGGAGAAGTTATGGAGgaggtatggaggaggag CGAGGGCCCCTTATCCCTGCTTCTGACTCACCCCCCCACCACTGGGTCAGCGAGGGCCCCTTATCCCTGCTTCTGACTCACCCCCCACCCCTGGGTCAGCGAGGGCCCCTTATCCCTGCTTCTGACTCACCCCCACCCCTGGGTCAGCGAGGGCCCCTTATCCCTGCTTCTGACTCACCCCCCACCCCTGGGTCAGCGAGGGCCCCTTATCCCTGCTTCCGACTCACCCCCCACCCCTGGGACAGCGAGGGCCCCTTATCCCTGCTTCTGACTCACCCCCCACCCCTGGGTCAGCGAGGGCCCCTTATCCCTGCTTCTGACTCACCCCCCACCCCTGG CGAGGGCCCCTTATCCCTGCTTCTGACTCATCCCCCACCCCTGGGTCAGCGAGGGCCCCTTATCCCTGCTTCTGACTCACCCCCACCCCTGGGTCAGCGAGGGCCCCTTATCCCTGCTTCTGACTCACCCCCCCACCCCTGGGTCAGCGAGGGCCCCTTATCCCTGCTTCTGACTCACCCCCACCCCTGGGTCAGCGAGGGCCCCTTATCCCTGCTTCTGACTCACCCCCCACCCCTGGGTCAGCGAGGGCCCCTTATCCCTGCTTCTGACTCACCCCCCACCCCTGG CGAGGGCCCCTTATCCCTGCTTCTGACTCACCCCCACCCCTGGGTCAGCGAGGGCCCCTTATCCCTGCTTCTGACTCACCCCCCACCCCTGGGTCAGCGAGGGCCCCTTATCCCTGCTTCTGACTCACCCCCCACCCCTGG CGAGGGCCCCTTATCCCTGCTTCTGACTCACCCCCCCACCCCTGGGTCAGCGAGGGCCCCTTATCCCTGCTTCCGACTCACCCCCCCACCCCTGGGTCAGCGAGGGCCCCTTATCCCTGCTTCTGACTCACCCCCCACCCCTGGGTCAGCGAGGGCCCCTTATCCCTGCTTCTGA